One Mesoplodon densirostris isolate mMesDen1 chromosome X, mMesDen1 primary haplotype, whole genome shotgun sequence genomic region harbors:
- the BEX3 gene encoding protein BEX3, with the protein MEQPVQNGEEDRPLGGGEGHQPAGNNRRGQARRLAPNFRWAIPNRQINDGLGGDGDDMEMFMEEMREIRRKLRELQLRNCLRILMGELSNHHDHHDEFCLMP; encoded by the coding sequence ATGGAGCAGCCCGTGCAGAATGGAGAGGAAGACCGCCCTTTGGGAGGGGGCGAAGGCCACCAGCCAGCAGGAAATAATAGACGGGGACAGGCTCGCCGACTTGCCCCTAATTTCCGATGGGCCATACCCAATAGGCAGATCAACGATGGGTTGGGTGGAGATGGAGATGATAtggaaatgttcatggaggagaTGAGAGAAATCAGGAGAAAACTTAGGGAGCTGCAATTGAGGAATTGTCTGCGTATCCTTATGGGGGAGCTCTCTAATCACCATGACCATCATGATGAATTTTGCCTTATGCCTTGA